The genomic window GGAAATAGCCTTTCAAGCGGTCTATTCGGTTAGTCCAGTGAGCTCGATTGGCTCCCATAGATTACAACTTGCGGCGTTTTTCCATTTCCTGGGCAATGTCCAACGCATTGGTAGTTTCAATCTTTTTTAGTTCCGCAATGATGGCCTGATAATCCCGGTCATCTCGATTCTGGCTCAGTTTATATGCGGCCTCAGTTCTATCGATACTCATCTCGAAGCCGACAATTCCCTTGAGTTCTGTGCGTAGAAAGTCTTCCGGAAGATCGCTGAACTTGGCCGGTCGAAGGGAAGGTGATTCATACTTACTCATGAGGCGGGTAAGCATCGTGCGAAGAGCGTCGCCTTCGACAATACTTGCTTTTCCGTAAATGTGTATGGCA from Candidatus Zixiibacteriota bacterium includes these protein-coding regions:
- a CDS encoding FMN-binding negative transcriptional regulator, whose product is MKAQVDMYIPKQFLETDTSEISRFITNNSFATLISFGDGVPIATHLPLELETSETGQKVISGHISRGNKQRKSLGDGSELLALFTGPHSYISSSWYNQVNVPTWNYVAIHIYGKASIVEGDALRTMLTRLMSKYESPSLRPAKFSDLPEDFLRTELKGIVGFEMSIDRTEAAYKLSQNRDDRDYQAIIAELKKIETTNALDIAQEMEKRRKL